One window of the Streptomyces asoensis genome contains the following:
- a CDS encoding NADP-dependent oxidoreductase: MRAFVVTKYKEPLQEADVPEPTVGEHDVLVRVEAAGLNPLDEKIRAGEFKQILPYKLPLILGNDVAGTVISVGTAVRGFKPGDEVYARPHQDRIGTFAERIAIAEGDLALKPASISMEEAGSLPLAALTAWQALVERGKVRPGQKVLIHAGAGGVGSIAIQLAAHLGASVATTASGSNADFVRALGADTVIDYRSQDFEQLLTGYDLVLDSLGGENLEKSLRVLKRGGKAIGISGPPDPGFAREAGLNPLLRLAVAGLSGKIRRQAKKLGVTYEFLFMRASGDQLRQITTLVDQGVVRPVVGKVVGFDQTPQALQSLSQGGIRGKAVIGNN, from the coding sequence ATGCGAGCGTTCGTCGTCACCAAGTACAAGGAGCCGCTGCAAGAGGCGGATGTCCCCGAACCCACCGTGGGGGAGCACGACGTGCTCGTCCGGGTGGAGGCTGCCGGACTGAACCCGCTGGATGAGAAGATCCGCGCCGGTGAGTTCAAGCAGATCCTGCCCTACAAGCTGCCGCTGATCCTGGGCAACGACGTCGCGGGCACCGTCATCAGCGTCGGGACGGCGGTTCGCGGCTTCAAGCCCGGAGACGAGGTCTACGCCCGGCCCCACCAGGACCGCATCGGCACCTTCGCCGAGCGCATCGCCATAGCGGAAGGCGACCTGGCGCTCAAGCCCGCTTCCATCAGCATGGAAGAGGCCGGCTCGCTGCCGCTGGCGGCGCTCACGGCGTGGCAGGCGCTGGTGGAGCGCGGGAAGGTGCGGCCCGGGCAGAAGGTTCTCATCCACGCCGGCGCCGGCGGGGTCGGTTCGATCGCGATCCAGCTCGCCGCGCACCTCGGGGCGAGCGTCGCCACGACCGCCAGCGGTTCCAACGCGGACTTCGTGCGCGCGCTCGGCGCGGACACGGTGATCGATTACCGCAGTCAGGACTTCGAGCAGCTCCTGACCGGCTACGACCTGGTGCTGGACAGCCTCGGTGGTGAGAATCTCGAGAAGTCCCTGCGGGTGCTCAAGCGCGGCGGCAAGGCCATCGGGATCTCCGGTCCCCCGGACCCCGGGTTCGCCCGCGAGGCCGGCCTGAACCCGCTGCTGCGCCTGGCGGTCGCAGGCCTGAGCGGCAAGATCCGCAGGCAGGCCAAGAAGCTCGGCGTGACGTACGAGTTCCTGTTCATGCGCGCCAGCGGCGACCAGCTCCGCCAGATCACCACCCTCGTCGACCAGGGCGTGGTGCGCCCGGTCGTGGGAAAGGTGGTCGGCTTCGACCAGACCCCGCAGGCGCTGCAGTCCCTGTCCCAGGGCGGCATCCGCGGCAAGGCCGTCATCGGCAACAACTGA